A region of Aliivibrio fischeri DNA encodes the following proteins:
- a CDS encoding elongation factor P hydroxylase: MSHQYQDLISIFNNTFYDSFNTKLELGGDEPIYLPADDEFTYHRIIFARGFYQSGMHEIAHWCVAGPERRLLEDFGYWYEPDGRTEQVQAEFEKVEIRPQAYEWILSLSAGLKFNVSCDNLNGDFEPDRLAFMTKVHNEVMTILDSGLPPRVDMLSNALREFYQIAPLTKEQFIVQ, from the coding sequence ATGTCGCACCAATACCAAGATTTAATCTCTATTTTTAATAATACCTTTTATGATTCTTTCAATACTAAGCTAGAGCTTGGTGGTGATGAACCTATCTATTTACCTGCAGATGATGAATTTACTTATCATCGTATTATTTTTGCTCGTGGTTTCTATCAATCAGGTATGCATGAAATAGCACATTGGTGTGTTGCTGGACCTGAACGTCGATTATTGGAAGATTTCGGTTATTGGTACGAGCCTGATGGACGTACAGAGCAAGTGCAAGCTGAGTTTGAAAAAGTTGAAATTCGACCACAAGCGTATGAATGGATTTTGTCATTAAGCGCAGGATTAAAATTTAACGTTAGCTGCGATAACTTGAATGGCGATTTTGAGCCAGATCGTTTAGCATTCATGACAAAAGTACATAATGAAGTAATGACAATTTTAGATAGTGGATTACCACCACGAGTTGATATGCTATCTAATGCATTGCGTGAGTTTTATCAAATAGCCCCATTAACTAAAGAACAATTTATTGTCCAATAG
- a CDS encoding YfcL family protein, which yields MIIEFEEKMLELIDARIESASDDELFAGGYLRGHISLSVANCEEQGINDLDILKNHINDSLEKAKSELSPADRIIVAELWDELQHA from the coding sequence ATGATCATTGAATTTGAAGAAAAAATGCTTGAATTAATTGATGCTCGAATTGAATCGGCATCTGATGATGAGTTATTTGCCGGCGGCTACTTACGTGGTCATATTTCGTTATCAGTAGCTAATTGCGAAGAGCAAGGTATTAACGATCTCGATATCTTAAAAAATCATATTAATGATAGCCTTGAAAAAGCAAAATCAGAATTATCTCCAGCAGACCGTATTATTGTTGCTGAGCTGTGGGATGAATTACAACACGCTTAA
- a CDS encoding HIT family protein yields MAFQLHPRLQQDCIVLGNLPLCKVLLIKEDIGPWLILVPRIEELKEIHHMTDEQQIQFIKESSAVAQLLEDNFSPDKINIGALGNLVPQLHIHHIARFTTDVAWPGPVWGNTTGVIRVQSSQTQLVDLLRDKLSNISGFKR; encoded by the coding sequence ATGGCTTTCCAATTACACCCACGTTTGCAACAAGACTGTATTGTTTTAGGAAATTTACCTTTATGTAAGGTACTTTTAATTAAAGAAGATATTGGCCCTTGGTTAATTTTGGTACCAAGAATTGAAGAGTTAAAAGAAATTCATCACATGACTGATGAGCAACAAATCCAGTTCATTAAAGAATCAAGTGCGGTTGCTCAATTATTAGAAGATAATTTCTCCCCTGATAAAATCAATATCGGTGCATTAGGTAATTTAGTACCTCAACTGCATATTCATCATATTGCTCGCTTCACTACTGATGTCGCTTGGCCGGGACCAGTATGGGGGAATACAACGGGCGTTATTCGTGTGCAATCTTCTCAAACTCAATTAGTTGATCTGCTAAGAGACAAATTAAGTAATATCTCAGGCTTTAAGCGATAA